The proteins below are encoded in one region of Paenibacillus albus:
- a CDS encoding carbohydrate ABC transporter permease, with product MATVGTTTKDNTAALVQTKRKKATKFETKLALFGLLFASPWILGLLMFNVYPLLASAYYSFTTYSILEPGKFVGFENYTTLFKDDVFWKSISNTLYYTFIFVPLSIVQGVALAMLLNLKIKGQGIYRTLFFIPSLVPEIATVIIWLWLLNPQFGLVNFWLDKIGISGPPWIGSEAWSKPSLILMSLWGTGQAVVIYLAGLQDVPQDYYDAAQVDGANAWQRMRTITLPLLTPVIFFNMIMGMIGALQNFVLPYTLTNGQGTPANSMMFYVMYLYTNGFAYLKMGYASAMAWILFIIVVALTAIIFATQKRWVHYQR from the coding sequence GTGGCAACAGTCGGAACTACCACTAAAGATAATACGGCTGCCCTTGTGCAGACGAAGAGAAAGAAAGCTACGAAGTTTGAGACTAAACTCGCGCTGTTCGGTTTGCTTTTTGCATCACCTTGGATCTTGGGTTTGCTTATGTTTAATGTTTATCCACTGCTAGCTTCAGCTTATTACAGCTTTACCACTTACAGCATCCTGGAGCCTGGGAAGTTTGTGGGATTCGAGAACTATACGACGTTGTTCAAAGATGATGTCTTCTGGAAAAGTATTTCGAATACGCTGTACTACACATTTATTTTTGTACCATTGAGCATTGTGCAAGGTGTAGCACTCGCTATGCTTCTGAACTTGAAAATCAAAGGTCAAGGCATTTATAGAACGCTGTTCTTCATTCCTAGCTTGGTTCCGGAAATTGCGACAGTTATCATCTGGCTGTGGCTGCTTAACCCGCAATTCGGACTCGTGAACTTCTGGCTAGATAAAATTGGAATTTCTGGACCGCCGTGGATCGGTAGTGAAGCTTGGTCTAAGCCTTCGTTGATTCTCATGAGCTTGTGGGGAACAGGGCAAGCGGTCGTTATATATTTGGCTGGTTTGCAGGATGTGCCGCAGGACTATTATGATGCTGCACAAGTGGACGGAGCCAATGCTTGGCAGCGTATGCGGACAATCACATTGCCGCTGCTCACGCCAGTTATCTTCTTTAACATGATTATGGGTATGATCGGCGCGTTGCAGAACTTCGTTCTGCCTTACACCCTTACAAACGGTCAAGGAACTCCGGCCAATTCCATGATGTTCTACGTTATGTATTTGTACACGAACGGATTTGCTTATCTGAAGATGGGCTACGCCTCAGCGATGGCATGGATTCTGTTTATCATCGTTGTCGCACTAACGGCAATCATTTTCGCTACGCAAAAACGCTGGGTCCACTATCAAAGGTAG
- a CDS encoding carbohydrate ABC transporter permease, with protein sequence METSSRLTIFQRGFAHAVLIIMGAFFLSPFLWMVSTSLKSNAELFLWPPKWIPSTMVWRNYPDAIDYIPFFKYLSNSLLISGLATIAVLISCPLVAYSLARIPWKGAKPLFGATLIVMMMPYQVTMIPIFITFKNIGWVGTNIPLWLPALFGAPFYIFLLRQFFMGLPKELEDAARIDGASELRIYSQIMLPLCKPALLTIALFQFMGSWKDYQGPLIYLSDESQYTLMLGMQAFKSQHGAEWQLMMATLVMITLPIMILYFLVQKAFIRGITFTGIK encoded by the coding sequence ATGGAGACTAGTAGCAGACTTACGATCTTTCAGAGGGGATTTGCTCATGCTGTTCTAATTATTATGGGCGCATTTTTCTTATCTCCTTTTCTATGGATGGTATCCACATCTCTCAAATCGAACGCTGAATTGTTCCTGTGGCCGCCGAAGTGGATTCCAAGCACTATGGTATGGAGAAACTATCCGGATGCCATTGATTACATTCCGTTCTTCAAATATTTATCAAACTCACTTCTTATTTCAGGTCTCGCAACTATAGCGGTATTGATCTCTTGTCCGCTTGTTGCGTACAGCTTGGCGCGTATTCCTTGGAAAGGCGCAAAGCCGCTCTTCGGCGCAACATTGATCGTTATGATGATGCCTTACCAAGTAACAATGATTCCAATCTTTATCACGTTCAAAAACATCGGTTGGGTAGGAACAAACATTCCATTGTGGCTTCCGGCATTATTCGGTGCTCCGTTCTATATCTTCTTGCTTCGCCAGTTCTTCATGGGCTTGCCTAAGGAGCTTGAGGATGCTGCACGTATCGACGGTGCGTCTGAGCTGCGTATCTACTCGCAAATCATGCTTCCACTTTGTAAGCCTGCTTTGCTGACGATCGCATTGTTCCAATTCATGGGCAGCTGGAAGGACTATCAAGGTCCGCTCATCTACTTGTCCGACGAGAGCCAGTATACGCTCATGCTTGGTATGCAAGCGTTCAAGTCTCAGCACGGTGCTGAATGGCAGCTGATGATGGCTACTCTCGTTATGATTACATTGCCAATTATGATTCTGTACTTCTTGGTTCAAAAAGCGTTCATTCGCGGTATCACATTTACAGGTATTAAATAA